DNA sequence from the Tissierella sp. MB52-C2 genome:
TTTAAGAGTTTCTAGTTCCATTTCTCCAGTTACATGAGTAAATTTTACCTCCATATTTTTAAGTATATTTAAATTAATATTAAAGTCCTTGGTACCTTTATCTAAATTACCAATAATAAATAAATTTACATTTTTTCCATTTACCATAAGATGACGAGCTATGGCTAGACCATCCCCACCATTATTTCCCACTCCACATATTACATTGAAACTATTTATCTTCTGTAAATCAATATTATCCATTACTTTAAGAGCAGCATTTTCCATTAGAACTATACTGGGAATGCCAATCTTTTCTATAGCATATGAGTCCATAGCTTTCATTTCTTCACAACTAATAGTAGACATAAGAAACACTCCTTTCAAAATTATTATATATCTTATGGGAGAGAGTGACAATGATACATAATCAATATAGAATATTTTATTTTCTACTAATATACAATTTATAAAGCAGCAAGGAACTATATTAAAAATTAAAATAATAGATAGTATTCATTGACAATATTTTGTAATATTAGTAATATTTAGTCAACTAAAACTTTAGGGAGGGATTAGATGTATATTTTTCCAGAGAGCCTTTATACAGATGTAAGATTAGAAGATGTTTCTATCAGTGAAATTACCTATGAGAATAAACAACTAAGACAAAATTTAAAAAGAAACCATAAGGGTGGATTCATTAGAATATTTGACGGAGAAAGGTGGTACTACAGTTCAACTACAGATATAGATAATATTCAAGAAGAAATAGATAAACTTGCCCTTATGGCTAAGAAAAATGAGAAAATCAATGAAGACCCTGTAGTTAGAAAATTCGAAATCAATACTGGAGAATTTCTATATTTTCAAGATAATGATATATTAAATATTAGTCAAGGGGAAAAGCTTGATCTTTTGAAATCATACTTTCCAATTATAAGTGAAATGGAAGAAATAAAAATGTGGAGAGCAATATATGTTGACCGTAAAATAACAAAACAGTTTTTTTCCAGCAAAGGTGCAGGTTTGAGATTTGATTATCAGACCTGTGCTATCGGCTTTAGATATTCTATAAATGTAGACGGCAAGACTTTAGATAGTATCTATGATGAGACTACCATAGACTTTAATGAACTTAAATTATTACATGAAAAACTTAGAGATAAAATAGATAAAGATATTATTTATACTAGGGATGCCAAACCTGTTAAGCCTGGAAAATACACAATCATATTCTCACCTATAGCAACGGGAGTATTCACCCATGAAAGTTTTGGTCATAAATCTGAAGCAGATTTCATGGTTGGAGATGAAACCATGATGAAAGAATGGACTATTGGTAAAAAAGTAGGCGTAGATAATCTATCTATAGTTGATAGGGGAGATATTTTAGGAAGTGGATTTGTTCCCTTTGATGATGAGGGTACTAAATATAATGAAACTTATCTTATTAAAGATGGAATCCTTTCAGGGAGACTTCATAGTAGTTTGACAGCTGCATCTCTTAAAGAGAATGTAACAGGTAATGCAAGAGCCTTAAGTTTTGAGTTTGAGCCAATAGTGAGAATGACTACCACTTATATTGAAGCTGGAGATAAGACTAAAGAAGAACTAATCTCAGAGGTAGAAGAAGGTATATTAGTTGAAGATATAAGACATGGTTCAGGTATGTCAACATTTACCATAGCACCTAGTATTTCTTATATGATAAGAGATGGAAAAATTGCAGAACCTGTAAATATTGCAGTTATTAGTGGTAATGTAATGGAGGCTTTATATGAAATAGATGGAATCTCAAAGGAAATAGAAATTCTTTTCTCTTCATTATCAGGTTGTGGGAAAATGGGGCAATTTCCACTTCTAGTAGGTATGGGTGGTCCTTATATTAGAGTAAAAAATATTACGGTACAGTAAGGAGGGGTTTCTATGATTAAGGAAAAATATATTAATAATTTCAAAGAAATAAGTATAAATATTCTTCAATCAAATATAAAATCTGTAAGAAAAAAGGATATTACTAAAATAGGTTTTAGAGTGTATGAAAATGGATTTATTGGTATTGCAGGAGCTGTGGGAAAAGTAGATGAATCTGAGTTGGAAAAAAGAGCAATTGAAAATTTAAAGCTTGAAATACCTTATCCCTATGAGCCGTCTGCTAATCTTGTAAAAAAGGTTGACTATAGGAAAGAAGCATTATCCCATGAAGAGTTGGTAAAAGAAGTAGAGGAGTTACTTAAATTATTAAGGGAAGAGTTTCCAGATTTTATTTTTTCAAATAATGTCTATATCCAAGACTTTGAAACTAAGTTAATAAATAATAAGGGAATTAATCTAACTCATATAGATAGAGTAGTTGGAGCAGGAATTATAATAAAAGAAAAAAATTCTGTGAATGTATTTGATGCTTTTTTAAGATATGTAGATAGGGAATATAGCGGAGAGAAGATTTTAAACAATATAAGGGAAACTTTAACAGCTTATAGAAACAAGGTAGAACTACCTATTAAAGGAAAACAGCCTGTAGTCTTTTTAGTAGATGATGGGTTACCTTTAATGAAAATAATAGAGGAAATGAACGGATACAAGGTAGGAACAGGTGCTTCATTGTTTAAAGATTTCATAGGAGAGAAAAAGTTTAGTGATAAATTTACATTATATCAAAGTGCAGAGGAAGAAGAATTAACAAGAATTGAATTTTTCGATGCAGAAGGTGTAGTAAATCCTGATTACAGATACACCTTAATTGAAAATGGTAAGATAATAACTCCATATACAGATAAAAAAACTGCATCACAATTTAATTTACCCCTTACAGGAAGTGCTTCATCAGAATATGATAAGCTTCCATCCTTAGCACCTAGGAATCTTGTTGTAAAATCTAGTGATAAGACTTTAAAGGAATTATTAGATGGACAGTTAGGTGTATTAGTTATCATAGGTTCAGGAGGAGATTTTACACAGGAAGGAGTATTTGGAACACCTGTGCAATTAGCATTCTTAACTGATGGAGAAAAGCTATTGGGACGACTGCCTGAACTTACAATATCAGGTGAACTATATTCAATGTTTGGTGATGATTTTGTTGGAAAGTCTCAAGATAAGGGACTATTAGACAACAAGACTATGGTATTTAATTTAGACGTGGATTATATTTAAAAGGATATAAAAATAGCATTGGAGTCTATTTTGTAATAAATATAGACTCCTTAAATTAGCTATAAATTAGGATTAAACTACTTTCCGTTTTGCCGATATATAATATAAGGTAGATAATATATGGGAAAGGGTGAGAATGTGAAAATAACAGGGAATCAATTTAATATTAATAACTTTATGCAAAATAATAAAAAAAACATAGGATTTAAGCTTTGGAATAGTAAAATTATCATGTCAGGACAGAATATATTTACAACAAGTATAAAACAAGACAAAAATGAAAAATTAGAAGGACCCCAAGAACCTGAAGGTAATATGTATAAAGGAATCTATGAATCCATAGTATTAGATAAAATAGCCAGAAAAATTGCAAGGGGAGAAGATATTACAGCAGAAGAAAGAGCTATGATTATGGAAAAAGCCCCCGATAGGCTAGAGAAAGCTGTACAAGCAAATAAAAGACGTAAAGAAATAGAAAGCAGGATAAAAGTTGCTAAAAGTGAAAGAGAAGCTAGAGATATAATATTGGAATCTAAGGTAGAGGCAAAAGCAGCTTTTGACAGAGGTGACCAAATCTATGGAGAATATCTTATGGAAGCAGCAAATAAAGTTGAATCAGAGTATAATAAAAATGGTGGCAAAAATAAAGAAAAGATTGATAAAGATATAAATGAGAAAGAAAAGGGAAATGGTATTGATATTAGACTGTAAAATGAAAATCTTCTTATCTTAGATAAGGAGATTTAGAAATATATATGAAAATTTATAATAAATGGGTATATAAAATATTAGTTGAGAGGGAGGTTGAAATGGATTTCAAAGATTATGATACTACTAAGAACAATAAATTTCAAGATAATCCTTCTGGATATTCCAGCTTTCGTGATACTGAAGATGTAATGACTGTTATGGAATGGGTAGGGGTAATAACAATACTATTTATACCTCTAATTAATATCATAATGTTTTCTATATGGGCATTTGGAAAAAGGTCTAATATGAATCTGAAAAATTTTTGCAGAGCTATTTTAGTAGCAATAGTTATTGGATTTTGTTTAAAAGTTTTAAGAGAAATATTTTGTTTTTAGAGAAGTGGTGTATAATAATAAACAAGGATTCAGTGTTATAAATATGAAATACTACCATAAGAAAAAAATTAAATAAAAAAATACTTAAAGGAGGATTTTATGAAATATTTATTATTATGTTATCCAAAGTGAACTACGTGTACAAAGGCTAGGAAATGGCTAGAAGAAAATAATATAGGATATGAAGAAAGAAACATTAAAGAAAACAATCCGACTGAAGGAGAATTACGAGAATGGATTACTAAAAGTAATTATCCTATAAAGAGATTTTTCAATACAAGTGGCAATGTATATAAGGAGTTAAAATTAAAGGATAAACTGCCAGATATGAATGATGATGAGAAGATAAATATTTTATCTACAGATGGTATGCTGGTTAAGAGACCTATATTAGTAGGTGAAAATCATGTTTTAGTTGGATTTAAAGAAGATGAATGGAAAAACATATTAGATAGAAATTAGAAAGGTTGCAGATTTTATATTTTCAGGAGGAAAGTGAATAGAGTTAAGATTTCAGTATGATTGCTTAAATATACAGTAGAAAAATGTAGTGGAAGTGTTGAAGTCAGTTGGAATGACTTTGCAGAAAAGATGAAAGAAAAAGACTTCATAGAATAATAAGGAGAGGATAATATGAATAATTATAAATGTACAGTATGTAGTTATATTTATAGACCTGATAGAGGAGATAAACTTCATGATATAGAGCCTAATACGGCTTTTGAAGATTTACCAGAGGATTGGAAGTGTCCTACTTGCAATCAGTCTAAAATGGCCTTTGAAGAAATGAAATAGAATGAGGACAATTTGTCCCCATTTCTTTTATTTGTTTTTATTAAAAAAATCTCTTAAAGCCTCCACAGCTTCAATTTTTGTTGCCCAAGATGTAACAAATCGTACGGCAGTATTATTTTCATCTACTTTATCAATAAACTCATATACGAATTCCTTTTCCATCTTTTCAAGGAGAGTATCTGGAAAAATTGGGAATATTTGATTTGTATATGGTTCAGTATAGAATTTATATCCTGCCTCTTGAATGATTGATCCTAGTCTTTCAGCCATTTCGTTTGCGTGTCGTGCTAATTCGAAATATAAATCATCTTGAAATAATGCTTCAAATTGAATTCCCAGAACAAACCCTTTAGCTGCCATTGCTCCTCTTTGTTTTATTAGAAAACGAAAGTCTTCTTTTAAATCTTGATTTAAGATAATCAAAGCTTCCCCTAGCAATGCTCCATTTTTTGTCCCGCCAATATAAAATATATCCACTAGATTTGCTATATCCTTAATATTTAAATCATTAGATCTACATGTAAGAGCTGAACCTAGTCTTGCACCATCTAAAAATAATAATAATCCATTTTCTTTACATATTTTATGAATTGATATTAATTCATCCTTTGAATATATAGTCCCTAGTTCAGTAGAACTTGATATATATACCATTTTAGGCTGAACCATATGTTCATCAGTATGGTAATCTAGAGCTTTTTTTATAATATCAGGTGTCAGCTTACCATCTTTACAAGGCATAGCTACTACTTTATGTCCTGTAGCTTCTATTGCACCAGTTTCATGGACATTGATATGACCTGTATCTGCTGAAATCACACATTGGTGTGGTCGTAAGAAAGAGGAAATAACCAACATATTAGTTTGGGTTCCACCAGGAATAAAATGTATATCAGCATCTTCTTTTTCAATCAATTTTTTTATATATTCTTTTGCCTTATGACTATGAATGTCTTTACCATAACCTATATTTGCCTCATAATTTGAATTGCTAAGTAATTCTAAAATTCGTGGATGTGCACCTTCACTATAATCATTTCTAAAACTATACATAACTATTCCTCCGTTTATAGTATTTTCTTATATATATAATACACTAAATAATTCTCAATTAAAACTGGTTTTAATAGGACTAATAAAATCTATTTTTAAACAGTTTCAATACTTGAAAATTATGGTAAGATAACAATATAAACATAATAAAAAGTAGCTGGAGTGGACTTTGCTCTTGAGACAATAGAAAGAAAGGACGAGCGCAATGGGAAAAAACATGAATATGGGAATTATAGGAGCAGGAGTGGTTGCAGAGAGAGTCATAAATGCTAGTAACAATCATCCAAGATCAAATATAAAGGCAATATATGATATAAATACTGATAGATTAAGGGAAATAACAGAGAAATATGGTTTGAAAAGTGTAGATTCTTATAATACTTTATTGGAGGATGAAGATATAGATATTATTTACCTAGCAGTTCCTCCAAAATATCATTATCCCATAGCCATGGATATATTAAAGGCAGATAAGCACTTTATATGTGAGAAACCTTTAGCAAATTCAACAGATGAAGCAAAAGAAATGTATAAAGTGGCCAAAGATAAAAATATAGTTCATGGAATGAACTTTCCTACTGTATATATGAAGGCCTATGAAAAAATAGAGGAGCTTTTAGCGGAAGGATTTATTGGAGATTTAGTTAGAGTTGAGTTTCAAGGGTACTTTACTCATTGGCCAAGGCCATGGCAACAAAATGATTGGATAACATCAAGGGAGCAAGGTGGTTTTGTAAGAGAAGTAGTTACTCACTATATTCAAATGACTCAGAGACTATTTGGAAATATAGAGGATGTAAGTTCATTTATAGATTATCCTGAAAACCCTCAAATCTCAGAAAAGAGTATTATTGCAAGAGGAATGGTAAAGGGAGTTCCAGTATTAATCAATGGAGTTACTGATGTGGGCATGGAAGAAGAATTGTGTTTTAAGATATTTGGTACAGAGGGATCTATATACTTAAAGAATTGGAGAGAGTTATGGATAGCTACAAAAGGTACAGCTTTAGAGAAATTAGATATTAAAGAAGAAAATCATTTAGTTGATTTATTAGATAATGTATTTAGGGCAATAGCTGGAGAAGAGGCTAAGATTATTGATTTTGAAGAAGGTTATAAAACCCATATGATTATAGAGAAATTACTAGGGGAAGAATAGGTTTATAAAATAAAAAAAGAAAGGTGGATTTAAATGAACAACGTTTTATTAGTTGTTGATATGCAAAACGATTTTATAGACGGTTCATTAGGTACAAAAGAGGCAGTAAATATTGTTTCAAACGTAGTTAAGAAAATTAAAGAGTTTGAAGGAAAAATAATATACACCAGAGACACTCATGGGGAGAACTATTTATCCACACAGGAAGGTAGATATTTGCCCGTAACTCACTGTATAGAAGGTACATCAGGATGGGAAATACACAATGATATTCAAGCGTTAATAAGCCCCGAAAATACTATTTATAATAAAGTAACCTTTGGTTCAAAGGATTTAGTCATGGAACTAGTAGAAATGGATAATAAAGAGCCTATAGATGAAATAGAATTAATAGGTCTTTGTACAGATATTTGTGTAATATCAAATGCTTTCACTATAAAAGCATTTTTACCAGAAGTAAAAATTTTTGTAGATGCGAAGTGTTGTGCAGGTGTAACCAAAGAAAGCCATGAGAATGCACTAAATGCAATGAAGGTATGTCAAATACAGGTTAAAGAATAACACACTTGCATAAAT
Encoded proteins:
- a CDS encoding isochorismatase family cysteine hydrolase, with product MNNVLLVVDMQNDFIDGSLGTKEAVNIVSNVVKKIKEFEGKIIYTRDTHGENYLSTQEGRYLPVTHCIEGTSGWEIHNDIQALISPENTIYNKVTFGSKDLVMELVEMDNKEPIDEIELIGLCTDICVISNAFTIKAFLPEVKIFVDAKCCAGVTKESHENALNAMKVCQIQVKE
- a CDS encoding NAD(P)H-hydrate epimerase; its protein translation is MSTISCEEMKAMDSYAIEKIGIPSIVLMENAALKVMDNIDLQKINSFNVICGVGNNGGDGLAIARHLMVNGKNVNLFIIGNLDKGTKDFNINLNILKNMEVKFTHVTGEMELETLKNSLMKNYLTIDSIFGIGLTRKIEGIFREVISLINDYSNNILSVDIPSGLDGNTGEILGISIKANKTITFHLIKKGLLKGKEYTGEIIVEPIGIPKHATNEILNRR
- a CDS encoding metallopeptidase TldD-related protein, which translates into the protein MIKEKYINNFKEISINILQSNIKSVRKKDITKIGFRVYENGFIGIAGAVGKVDESELEKRAIENLKLEIPYPYEPSANLVKKVDYRKEALSHEELVKEVEELLKLLREEFPDFIFSNNVYIQDFETKLINNKGINLTHIDRVVGAGIIIKEKNSVNVFDAFLRYVDREYSGEKILNNIRETLTAYRNKVELPIKGKQPVVFLVDDGLPLMKIIEEMNGYKVGTGASLFKDFIGEKKFSDKFTLYQSAEEEELTRIEFFDAEGVVNPDYRYTLIENGKIITPYTDKKTASQFNLPLTGSASSEYDKLPSLAPRNLVVKSSDKTLKELLDGQLGVLVIIGSGGDFTQEGVFGTPVQLAFLTDGEKLLGRLPELTISGELYSMFGDDFVGKSQDKGLLDNKTMVFNLDVDYI
- a CDS encoding low specificity L-threonine aldolase, with amino-acid sequence MYSFRNDYSEGAHPRILELLSNSNYEANIGYGKDIHSHKAKEYIKKLIEKEDADIHFIPGGTQTNMLVISSFLRPHQCVISADTGHINVHETGAIEATGHKVVAMPCKDGKLTPDIIKKALDYHTDEHMVQPKMVYISSSTELGTIYSKDELISIHKICKENGLLLFLDGARLGSALTCRSNDLNIKDIANLVDIFYIGGTKNGALLGEALIILNQDLKEDFRFLIKQRGAMAAKGFVLGIQFEALFQDDLYFELARHANEMAERLGSIIQEAGYKFYTEPYTNQIFPIFPDTLLEKMEKEFVYEFIDKVDENNTAVRFVTSWATKIEAVEALRDFFNKNK
- a CDS encoding rubredoxin — encoded protein: MNNYKCTVCSYIYRPDRGDKLHDIEPNTAFEDLPEDWKCPTCNQSKMAFEEMK
- a CDS encoding Gfo/Idh/MocA family oxidoreductase, whose protein sequence is MGKNMNMGIIGAGVVAERVINASNNHPRSNIKAIYDINTDRLREITEKYGLKSVDSYNTLLEDEDIDIIYLAVPPKYHYPIAMDILKADKHFICEKPLANSTDEAKEMYKVAKDKNIVHGMNFPTVYMKAYEKIEELLAEGFIGDLVRVEFQGYFTHWPRPWQQNDWITSREQGGFVREVVTHYIQMTQRLFGNIEDVSSFIDYPENPQISEKSIIARGMVKGVPVLINGVTDVGMEEELCFKIFGTEGSIYLKNWRELWIATKGTALEKLDIKEENHLVDLLDNVFRAIAGEEAKIIDFEEGYKTHMIIEKLLGEE
- a CDS encoding TldD/PmbA family protein, translating into MYIFPESLYTDVRLEDVSISEITYENKQLRQNLKRNHKGGFIRIFDGERWYYSSTTDIDNIQEEIDKLALMAKKNEKINEDPVVRKFEINTGEFLYFQDNDILNISQGEKLDLLKSYFPIISEMEEIKMWRAIYVDRKITKQFFSSKGAGLRFDYQTCAIGFRYSINVDGKTLDSIYDETTIDFNELKLLHEKLRDKIDKDIIYTRDAKPVKPGKYTIIFSPIATGVFTHESFGHKSEADFMVGDETMMKEWTIGKKVGVDNLSIVDRGDILGSGFVPFDDEGTKYNETYLIKDGILSGRLHSSLTAASLKENVTGNARALSFEFEPIVRMTTTYIEAGDKTKEELISEVEEGILVEDIRHGSGMSTFTIAPSISYMIRDGKIAEPVNIAVISGNVMEALYEIDGISKEIEILFSSLSGCGKMGQFPLLVGMGGPYIRVKNITVQ